From Streptomyces sp. SCSIO 75703:
TGACAAGGATGTACCCGAGCTCTTCCGTCACCTGCTCGTACCGCACGTAGGCGCGCGGAGCGAGGCAATCGTCGGGGGCCAACTGTGGGACGGACACGGCCAGGAAGGAGGGGTGTTCGACCCCGAGGAGGAAGTAGGGGTCTCGGATCGGCTGCGCCTGTTGCTGGCGGCGGCGGGCCTGAAGCCGGACATGGACGGGTACACGGTGCTTGTGCACCGTGTGGTGCGGAGCATGGAAGAGGAAGGGCTGGACGAGGCCGCCGATGAGATCAGGCGGACCTTTCTCCCGGCGCCCGACGAGGGCGACGACGAGGGGCCGGGGGGCGGGCCTTCGGGCGAAGGGGACCATACGGGGCCCTGGTCGCCGCGCTTCCCGGACGCCGAGGGCTCGTCGTTCACTACCGCGACCGCGGACCCGGATGCCGACGTGGGCGAACGGAACCAAGGTCAGCGGGAGACGAGCGAGAGCGACACGATACCTCCACCCTTCCGCGACACCTCGCACAGCCAGCACCGACCCGCCGCACCTCGCGCATGGGACGAGGACGACGAGTACGGGAGCTGATCCGGTAGGCGGTCGGCTCTCCGGGGCTTCCCTTCACCGCGCACCGCGGCAGGGGAGCCCTTTCCTGTCCCGAGACCTGAGTAAGCGCGGGAAGGAGAAAAGCAGGACACGAACCATCACTGGAGCCTCGACATCCCAGCACCTCCCCGCGCGGGAACTGACCAGGGGCCCGACCTAGAAAGGTCGGGCCCCTCATGACCTGTATGTTTGTCAAGTCATCGATGTGGGATAGAGCACCCGCTACACGTTGAAGCGGAATTCCACCACGTCGCCGTCGCGCATGATGTAGTCCTTGCCTTCCATGCGGGCCTTGCCCTTGGCGCGGGCTTCGGGGACCGAGCCCGTTTCGACGAGGTCGGCGAAGGAGATGACCTCGGCCTTGATGAAGCCCTTCTGGAAGTCGGTGTGGATGACTCCGGCGGCCTCGGGGGCGGTGGCGCCCTTCTTGATGGTCCAGGCGCGGGCTTCCTTCGGGCCGGCCGTCAGGTAGGTCTGGAGGCCGAGGGTGCGGAAGCCGACGTGGGCGAGGGTGGCGAGGCCGGGCTCGTCCTGGCCGACGGACTGGAGGAGTTCGAGGGCCTCGTCCTCGTCCAGTTCGGCGAGGTCGGCCTCCAGCTTGGCGTTGAGGAAGATCGCCTCGGCGGGGGCGACGAGGGCGCGCTGCTCGTTCTTGAAGTCCTCGTCGGTCAGCTCGTCCTCGTCGACGTTGAAGACGTAGAGGAACGGCTTCGTGGTGAGGAGGTGGAGGTCGTGGAGCAGTTCGTTGCGCTCGGTGCCCTGGACGATGCCGTGGGCGAAGAGCGTGTCGCCCTTCTCCAGGATCTCCTTGGCCTCCTCGACCGCCTTGACCTTCGGTCCCACGTCCTTCTTGATCCGCGACTCCTTCTGGAGCCGGGGCAGGACCTTCTCGATGGTCTGGAGGTCCGCGAGGATCAGCTCGGTGTTGATCGTCTCGATGTCGTCCTTGGGCGAGACCTTGCCGTCGACGTGGACGACGTTCTCGTCCTTGAAGGCGCGGATGACCTGGCAGATCGCGTCGGACTCGCGGATGTTGGCGAGGAACTTGTTGCCCAGGCCCTCGCCCTCGGAGGCGCCGCGCACGATGCCGGCGATGTCCACGAAGTCGACCGTGGCCGGAAGGGTCCGCTCCGAGGAGAAGATCTCGGCCAGCTTGGTCAGCCGGGGGTCGGGGACGCCGACGACGCCGACGTTGGGCTCGATCGTGGCGAACGGGTAGTTGGCCGCCAGCACGTCGTTCTTGGTCAGGGCGTTGAACAGGGTCGACTTGCCGACATTCGGCAGGCCGACGATACCGATCGTGAGCGACACGTTGCGACTTCCCGTACGTGAGGATGTGGAGGCGGCCGGGCAGGGGCCGATCCCCCAGTCTACGGGGTGTCCCGTACCGGTCGGGCGGCACGTCGAACGCTTGGCCAAGCCGCTCCGACGGCGTGTCCGAGAGCGCATTCGGCACATTAACCGACCTAAGTTGGTCCAGTGGAGCAACACAGGACGCGACCTGCGCAGAACGGACCGCGACGAGGCCGGGCCCGGTTGCCCCCGCAGGGGCGGGGTGGGGCCGGCGGGGTGTCGCAGGCCGGGCCGCCGCCCCCGGGCGCCCGGGGTCCCGCGGCGGCCCGTCCCCGGCCGGGGTCTCCGGCGCCGGCGGCGCCGCGCTCCCTGCCGGGCACGTCCGCGCTGCGGTTCCCCGCGCCGCGGCTGACCGGGCTGGGCGGCGGGCTGTTCTGCGCGGCGGTCATGGTCGTGCTCGGGCTGCTCGACCGGCTGCTGTTCGACGCGTCCCCCACCGTCTACGGCGTGCTCTTCGTGCCGGTGTGCGTGCTCACCGCGCTCTGGGTGCGCGGAAACGATCTGCTGACGGCGCCCGTGTCGGTGCCGATCGGCTTCACCGTGGGCCTGGTGACCGTCGCCGAGAGCGGTACGGGGGTGTCCGGGCGGCTGATGGGCCTGGTGACGGGGCTCGCCACGGGGGCCGCCTGGCTGTACGCCGGGACGCTGGTCGCGGGGGTGACGGTGCTCGTCCGCCGGGTGCGGCTGGTGCGCCGCCGGACCGCCGCCCGTAACCGCCCGCCCCACCAGCCGCGACGGCAAAGGCCCCAGCGGCAACAGCGGTCGTGAGGGCCGCGGTCGCGGACCGTGCTCAGCCCGCCGCCCGCATCGCCGCGCCCACGATCCCCGCGTTGTTCTGGAGCCGGGCCGGGACGATCTCCGCCCGGACGCCGTCCAGGTGCGGCAGGAACTTGTGGGCCTTGCGGCTGACTCCGCCGCCGAGGATGAACAGTTCGGGCGAGAACAGCATCTCCACGTGCGCGAGGTACCTCCGCACCCGGTGCCCCCACTGCTCCCAGGACAGGTCGTGGTCCTCCTTGGCCTTGCCGGAGGCCCGCTTCTCGGCCTCGTGGCCGTCGAGTTCCAGGTGACCGAGTTCGGTGTTGGGGACCAGGAGGCCGTCGTGGAAGACGGCGCTGCCGATGCCGGTGCCGAAGGTGAGCAGGACGACTGTGCCCCGCCGGCCGCGTCCGGCGCCGAAGTGCATCTCGGCGACGCCGGCCGCGTCCGCGTCGTTGACGACCGTGACGTCCAGGCCGCCGAGCCGCTCGCGGAACAGGGCGCGGGCGTCGGTGCCGACCCAGCCCTTGTCGACGTTGGCGGCGGTGAGGACCGTGGCGCCGTCCGTCACCACGCCGGGGAAGGTGAGGCCGACCGGACCGGTCCAGCCGAAGTGCCCGACGACCTGCCGCACCCCGTCGGCGACCCCGTCGGGCGTCGCCGGGCTCGGGGTGAGCACCTTGTGCCGTTCCCGGGCCAGGTCGCCCCTGTCGAGATCCACAGGGGCGCCCTTGATGCCGGACCCGCCGATGTCCACGCCGAAGATCTGCATGGCCCCACGTTACGACGGGCGACGGTGCGTCACACGGGTGGTCAGTCCCCGTCCGTGCCGGAGCCGCCGCGTTCGGCGACCAGGGCCGCCGCCTCCTCGCGCAGGTCGCGGCGCAGTTCCTTGGGGAGGGAGAAGATGATGGACTCCTCGGCCGCCTTGACGATCTCCACGTCCTCGAAACCGCGGGCGGAGAGCCACTCCAGCACCTCCTCGACCAGCACCTCGGGCACCGAGGCGCCGGAGGTGAGGCCGACGGTGGTGACGCCGTCGAGCCACGCCTCGTCGATCTCGGAGGCGAAGTCCACGAGGTGGGCGTCGCGGGCGCCGGCCTGCAGGGCGACCTCGACGAGCCGCTTGGAGTTCGAGGAGTTGCGGGAGCCGACGACGATCACGAGGTCGGCGTCGGCGCCCATCTGCTTGACGGCGAGCTGACGGTTCTGCGTGGCGTAGCAGATGTCGTCGCTCGGCGGGGAGATGAGCTGCGGGAACTTCTCCTTGAGCGCGTCGACGGTCTCCATGGTCTCGTCGACGGAGAGCGTGGTCTGGGAGAGCCAGACGACCCGGGACGGGTCGCGGACCTCGACCTGGGCGACGTCCTCGGGGCCGTCGACGAGCTGGATGTGATCGGGGGCCTCGCCGGAGGTGCCGATGACCTCCTCGTGGCCCTCGTGGCCGATCAGGAGGATGTCGTAGTCCTCCTTGGCGAAGCGGACGGCTTCCTTGTGGACCTTGGTCACCAGGGGGCAGGTGGCGTCGATGGTGGCGAGCCGGCCGCGTTCGGCCTCCTCGTGGACGACGGGCGCCACGCCGTGCGCGGAGAACATGACGATGTTCCCCGGGGGGACCTCGTCGGTCTGCTCGACGAAGACGGCGCCCTTCTTCTCCAGGGTCTGGACGACGTACTTGTTGTGGACGATCTCGTGCCGGACGTAGACCGGAGCCCCGTACTGCTCCAGGGCCTTCTCGACGGCGATCACGGCGCGGTCCACTCCCGCGCAGTAGCCACGGGGGGCGGCGAGCAGGACACGGCGGCCAGACGAAGCAGTCATGGCCCCATCGTAAGGCCGCGTTCGGCGGCGCAGAGATCGCGTGGGCCCGGCGCCGCCGGACAGACTGTCGGGAAGGTACCCCGGCGCTGGCGGAGGCAGGATGTCCGAGACCGGTTCGACGGCCCACGACGCGGGCGAGGGGCAGGGGCTGCGGCGCAGTCTGGGCTTCCGTGACCTGGTCGTGTACGGGTTGTTGTTCATCGCGCCCATGGCCCCGGTCGGGGTCTTCGGCACGCTGGACGCCAGGTCGCACGGCGCGGTCGCACTGGTGTACGTGGTGGCGACGGTCGCCATGGCGTTCACCGCGTTCAGCTACGCCCAGATGGTGCGGGTGGTCCCCCAGGCGGGTTCCGTCTTCGCCTACGCGCGGGCGGGGCTGGGGCACGGGGCCGGGTTCGTGGCGGGCTGGATGGCGTTGCTCGACTACGTGCTCATCCCGGCGGTGGCATATCTCTTCTCCGGCATCGCCATGGAGGCGCTGGTGCCGGAGGTGTCGCGGTGGGTGTGGACGGCCCTCGCGGTGGTGGTCACGACCCTGCTGAACCTGTGGGGGGTGCGGACGGCTGCCCGGGTGGGCTTCCTGGTGCTCGCCATGGAGATCGTGGTCCTGGTGGTGTTCGTGGTGGCGGCGATCGTCGTCCTGGCGCGCGACGGCGCCCATCGGGACTGGCTGTCGCCGCTGACCGGGGACGGGACGCAGGGCGCGTTCGCGCTGTCGGCGGTGGTCGGCGCGGTGTCGGTGGCGGTCCTGTCGTACCTGGGCTTCGACGCGATCGCGACCTTCGCGGAGGAGGTCACGGGCGGTTCGGCGAAGGTGGCGCGGGCGCTGCTGTTCTGCCTGGCGCTGGCGGGCGTGCTGTTCGTGGCGCAGACCTATCTGGTGGCGCTGCTGGAGCCGGTGACGTCGGCCGAGCTGGCGGCGCGGCCGGAGCGGCAGGGGGCGGCCTTCTACGACGCGGTGGACTCCTCCGTGGGGACGTGGCTGCACGATCTGGTGGCGGTGAGCAAGGCGATCGGCGCCGCGTTCGCCGCGCTGGCGGGGCAGGCGGCGGCCGGGCGGCTGCTGTTCGCCATGGGCCGGGACCGGCGGCTGCCGGGCGGGCTGTCGCGGACCGGCTCGGGGGTGCCGCGGGTGGCGCTGCTGGTCTCCGCGGTGATCACGATGGCGGCGGCGGTGTGGGCGGCGCAGCGGCCGGACGGGCTCGACCACCTGGTGTCGGTCGTCGACGTCGGCGCGCTGACCGCGTTCACGCTGCTGCACGCGAGCGTGGTGGGCTGGTTCGCGGTGCGGCGGGCCGGCGGTGGCCGGGTGAGCTGGTGGCGGCACGTCCTGATCCCGGTGGTGGGCGCCGCGATCACCCTCGCGGTGATCGTGGAGGCTTCGGGGACGGCTCAGGTCGTGGGCGCGGTCTGGCTCGTGGTCGGGCTGGTCGTCCTGGGGGTGCAGGCACGCCGGGGGCGGCCCGTGGGGGTGTGACGCCGGACGCGGCGCGGGTGACGCGGCGGGGTGAGGGGCTCGGGCGCGGCTGCGTCCGGGCCAGGCGGGCGGGTGCGGGAGTACGCGGCGAACGGGCCGGGAGCGGGCGGCACGCGTCCGCGGGACAGCGCCGTACACGACCGGGAACACGCCCGTACGGCGGCCCCAAGCGCACCGGACGCGCGCCGGACACGCCGCGCGGCGGCGGGGCGGCCGGTCCGACACGCCACGTGCCCGCCGTGCGGTGTCCCGACACGCCGGGCCGCCCGCCGGGCGAGGCCGCGACACGCCACCCGTCGGCACCACGGAGCCCCGACACGCCGCACCGCCGCTCCGCACCACCCGCACGCCGTACCCCGACACGCCCGCCCCGTCCCGCCCCCGCGGCCCGGCACGACGCGCCCGGTCGTGTTGTCACACCCGGCCGCTACGCTCGGGCGCATGGCTGTGAACTCGACCCCGGAAGCCCCCCTGCCCGTCGGTCAGGTGTCCCGGCTGATCGGCGGATGGATCGACCGGCTCGGCGCGGTGTGGGTCGAGGGGCAGATCACGCAGCTCTCGCGGCGGCCCGGCGCCGGGGTGGTGTTCCTGACCCTGCGCGACCCGTCGCACGACATCTCGGTCGGCGTGACCTGCTACCGGCAGGTGTTCGACTCCGTCGCGGACGTGGTCGGCGAGGGCGCCCGGGTGGTCGTCCACGCCAAGCCGGAGTGGTACGCGCCGCGCGGACAGCTCTCGCTGCGCGCCACGGCCATCAAGCCGGTCGGGGTCGGGGAACTCCTCGCCCGTCTGGAGCAACTGAAGAAGACGCTCGCGCGCGAGGGGCTGTTCGCCGCCGAGCGCAAGAAGCCGCTGCCGTTCCTGCCGCAGCTCGTCGGGCTGGTGTGCGGGCGGGCCTCGGCCGCCGAGCGGGACGTGCTGGAGAACGCCCGGCACCGCTGGCCGGCCGTCCGCTTCGAGGTCCGCAACGTCGCCGTGCAGGGCGTGCACGCCGTGCCGCAGGTGGTGCAGGCCGTCAAGGAACTGGACGCGCGGGACGAGGTGGACGTGATCGTCATCGCGCGGGGCGGGGGCAGCGTGGAGGACCTGTTGCCGTTCTCCGACGAGCAACTGGTACGGGCGGTGGCGGCGTGCCGGACGCCGGTCGTGTCGGCGATCGGCCACGAGCCGGACCACCCGCTGCTCGACTACGTGGCCGACCTGCGCGCCTCGACGCCGACCGACGCCGCCAAGAAGGTCGTGCCGGACGTCGGCGAGGAGTACGAGCGCGTCCGGCAGTTGCGGGACCGGGCGCGGCGCTGCGTGGCGGCGTTCGTGGACCGTGAGGAGCGGGGGCTGGCCCACGCGCTGGCGCGGCCGTCGGTACAGCACCCGCACCGCATGATCGACGACCGGGAGGCCGAGGTGGCGGCCCTGCTGGACCGGGGCCGCCGGACGCTGCGGCACCTCCTGGACCGGGCCGATTCCGAGTTGACGCACACCCACGCGCGCGTGGTGGCCCTCTCCCCTGCCGCGACGCTCGAGCGCGGGTACGCGGTGCTCCAGCGGGACGACGGCCACGCCGTGCGGGCCCCCGGCGAGGTGGCGCCCGGCCAGGTGCTGCGCGCCCGGGTGTCCGAGGGCGAGTTCTCCGTACGAGTCGACGCATAGGGTGGGTGGATGACCAGCGAGGTGGAGCAGCCGGCGGCGGTGGCCGAGGCGCTCGGGTACGAGCAGGCGCGGGACGAGCTGATCGAGGTCGTACGGCGGCTGGAGGCGGGCGGCACGACGCTGGAGGAGTCGCTCGCCCTGTGGGAGCGGGGCGAGGAGCTGGCGAAGGTCTGCCGGCGGTGGCTGGAGGGCGCGCGCGCCCGTCTGGACGCGGCGCTGGCCGAGGAGGCCCGCGCCGAGGACGCCGACGGCGGCGGGTCGGGGACCGGCGAGGCGTAGTCCCCGGCCCCGCCGTCCCGCGTGGCCGCCGTCCCGCTTCCCGCCCGGTGCGGCCGGGCGGGGAGCGTCCGGCTGCCGGGGCCGGCCAAGGCCCCGGGGGCCCGTTCGCCCTACTTCCCGCTGTCCTCCGCCAGGGTGTGGGCGACGAGCGCGTTGGCGTGGCCGTGGCCCATCGCGTGCTCGGTCGTGAGCCAGGTGACGAGTACCCCGTGCCGGGCGAGCGGGGAGGAGCGGATCAACTCCTGCCACTCGGCGATCGGCCGGCCGTACTTCTTCTCGCTCGACGGGAAGTAACTCGCGGGTCCCTTGGTGGCTCCGGTCATGTCCTTCAGCCCTTTCGGCGTCGGCGGCTCTCGGCCGATGTCCCAGGGGGACCGTGCGGGGGACCGGAAGTGATCGGCCGGCCGGCGTGACGCACACCACTGTCGACCGCGTGTGAAGCGGATCACCACGCCCCAGCTTTGGTTGAATGTTGAACTTCATTGGCGTAGCGTCAGCCCCGTCAACGGCTCCGCGCCACCCCGCCCGGAGCCGAAGCGCATCCCGAGGAAGATCACGCATGTCTCTCGTTCTTGACCCCGCCGCCCAGGACCTGCTGTTCCGCGAGGCCCGCACCGCGAACACCTTCACCGACGAGCCGGTGACCGACGAGCAGGTGCAGGCGATCTACGACCTGGTCAAGTACGGCCCGACCGCCTTCAACCAGTCCCCGCTGCGCGTCACCCTGGTCCGCTCCCCCGAGGCCCGCGAGCGCCTGGTCGCGCACATGGCCGAGGGCAACCAGGCCAAGACGGCCACCGCCCCGCTCGTCGCGATCCTGTCGGCGGACAACGAGTTCCACGAGGAGCTGCCCCAGCTCCTGCCGCACTTCCCGCAGGCCAAGGACGTCTTCTTCGGCGAGCGCACGGTCCGCGAGGGTACCGCCGGCATGAACGCCGCGCTCCAGGCCGCCTACTTCATCATCGGCATCCGCGCCGCCGGCCTGGCCGCCGGCCCGATGACCGGCCTGGACTTCGAGGGCCTGCGCAAGGAGTTCCTGGACGACGACCACACCCCGCTGATGGTCGTCAACATCGGCCGCCCGGGCCCCGACGCCTGGTTCCCGCGCTCGCCGCGCCTGTCCTACGAGCAGGTCGTCACCACGGTCTGAGCCGCACCGGCACCGCGCACAGCGAAGGAGGCGGCCCCCGCGGTGGGGGCCGCCTCCTTCACGTCACACGCCCGCGGGCCCGTCACCACGGGCGCGACGGCACCCGGACGGCCCAGGGACCCACGTCCTCACTCCGTCTCCAGCGCCGCCGCCATCGCGGCCAGCCGCTCGAACGAGGCCGTGCCGGTCACCAGGGTCGTCGCGCCCTGCGCGCCGTCGCCGTCCTGGAGGACCAGCGCGTCGTACCGGCCGCCCTCATAGCGGACCCAGGTCCGGCCGCCGATCTCCTCGGTGGTCTCGGTGCGCCGCGCGCCCTGGCTGGCCTTGTCGATGAACTTCTCGGGCTTGTCCGTGGACTGCTCGACCGCCACGTACTCACCGTCGGGGGCGCTGAAACCGAGGTGCCAGGCGTCGGACCGGTCGGCGCGGTAGCGCACCGAGGTCGCCTTCCACTCCTCGGAGAGCCCGACCGGCGCCGCCACCGGGTACGACGCGGCGCGCCGCGCGCTCAGCAGCTCGACCCGGTAGTCCACCCGCCTGATGTCGGGCTCGCTGTCGTCGTGCGGGATGAAGAGCCACATCACTCCCGCCGCGAGCACGATGAGCCCAAGGGAGAGCACCATGTCCCGGGCCGACTTCTGCTTGCCTTTCATACCTGCCACGCCCCTATCGTCGCAGGTCGCCGATCCGCTCATCCGTGGGGTCCCCTGCTCATTTAGTACGACTGGCGATAGAGTCGTGGCCATACCCTCATCCGGCCGTCGTCGTATCAGAAAGGTGCGCTCCGATGACCGAGCATCATCATCTGCCGTCCGAGCTTGACGTCCCTTCGGAGGCTCCCGATCGCAACCTCGCCATGGAACTCGTCCGCGTGACCGAAGCCGCGGCGATGGCGGCCGGCCGCTGGGTCGGGCGGGGCGACAAGAACGGCGCCGACGGGGCCGCGGTGCGCGCCATGCGCACCCTCGTCCAGACCGTCTCGATGAACGGCGTCGTCGTCATCGGCGAGGGCGAGAAGGACGAGGCGCCGATGCTCTTCAACGGGGAACGCGTCGGCGACGGGACCGGAGCCGAGGTCGACATCGCCGTCGACCCGATCGACGGGACCACCCTGACCGCCAACGGGATGACCAACGCGATCGCGGTGCTCGCCGCCGCCGAGCGCGGGTCCATGTTCGACCCGTCGGCCGTCTTCTACATGGACAAGCTGGTCACCGGGCCCGACGCCGCCGACTTCGTCGACATCGACGCGCCCGTCTCGGTGAACATCCGCCGGGTCGCCAAGGCCAAGCGGTCGACGCCCGGGGACGTCACCGTGGTCATCCTGGACCGCCCCCGGCACCAGGCCCTGATCAAGGAGGTCCGGGAGACCGGCGCCCGGATCAAGCTGATCTCCGACGGCGACGTGGCCGGCTCCATCCTCGCGCTGCGCGAGGGCACCGGCATCGACCTGCTGCTCGGCATCGGCGGCACGCCCGAGGGCATCATCTCCGCCTGCGCCGTCAAGTGCCTGGGCGGCACCATCCAGGGCAAGCTGTGGCCCAAGGACGACGAGGAGCGCCGCCGCGCGCTCGACGCCGGGCACGACCTGGACCGCGTCCTGACGACGGACGACCTGGTCTCCGGGGACAACGTCTTCTTCGTCGCCACCGGCATCACCGACGGCGAACTGCTGCGCGGGGTCCGCTACCGCTCCGAGACCGCGACGACCGACTCGATCGTGATGCGCTCCAAGTCGGGCACGGTCCGCCGGATCGACTCCGAGCACCGGCTGAGCAAGCTGCGCGCCTACAGCGCGATCAACTTCGACCGCGCCGGATAGCCGCCGGGCCCCGGCCCACCGCCGACGCCCGCCCGCGGACCGCCGGACGGGACCGCCCACGCGTACGGAACGGACCGGACGCCGCCGTGCCCCAGGGCCGCCCGCTGGTGCGGAGCGGGCGCCCCGCCCCCGCCGGGCGCGACACGCTCCGGGGGCGAGCCCTAGCCGGCCGCGGCTATGCGGTCCGCCGTGGGGCGGGCCGCCTTCTTCAACTCCAGGTCGCGGCGCCGGCGCCGGGCCAGCACCACCCGGCGCTCGGCGGCGGTCAGGCCGCCCCACACGCCGTACGGCTCGGGCTGGAGCAGCGCGTGCTCGCGGCATTCGGCCAGGACCGGGCAGCGTCCGCAGACCCGCTTGGCCGCCTCCTCGCGGGAGAGCCGGGCGGCGGTGGGTTCCTTGGACGGTGCGAAGAACAGTCCGGCCTCGTCGCGCCGGCACACCGCCTCGGTGTGCCAGGGGGCGTCTTGGTCCCTGTTCCGCACCGGCACCCGCTGGGCCGGGACAGCGGCTACCTGCAGGGACGAACGCGGCGGTTGCAGCACGGTCTACTCCTGACGACGGCTTCGCTGGCGAGCGACGATGCGTCAAGCCCTACCCGCTGTGCGCGCGCCTATGCACAGAGTTCCGGACCGGGGCCGCACACCGCCGGCGAGCGGGCGGAACCCCGGGGCCGTCAGCGCTCCAGATGCCTGCGCAGCCCCTTGTCGACCTTGCGCTGCACGCGGTCCAGGATGTCCGCGACGAGCCGGCCGCGCTTGGGCCGGGCCTCCACGTTGCCCAGCACGGCCCAGCCGTCCACGTAGACCACGGGGGCGTCGGCCTCGGGCGAGTCGAGGGTGTGGACCTCGAAGTTGCCGAGGACGCCGCCGCCGGTGCCGCGCAGCGACACGTTCTCCGGGACGCGGACCTCGACGTTCCCGAAGACCGAGACGGCCTTGATCATGACGTGCCGGTACTCGAAGACCGCCTCGCTCAGGTCGATCTCCACGTTGCCGAACACGGCGTAGGCGTGGATGCGGCGGCCGGGCCGCCAGCGCCCCTTGCGGACGGCGCTGCTGAAGACCGCGACCATGTTCTCGTCGGGGGCGGCGGGGACGGTGCCCGGGGCGGGGCGGTGCGGGGCGGGGGCCGCGGCGGCGGTGGGCCCGGCGTGCGCGGCGGGCAGGTCCCGCACGAAGACGTCCAGCTCGCCGACGGTCTTGGCGGCGAGCACCCCCTCGACGCGCTCCGCGTGCTCCTCCGCGGTCAGCCTGCCCTCGGCCAGGGCCTCGCGCAGCATGTCGGCGATGCGGTCCCGGTCGGCGTCCGAGGCGCGCAGCTCGGAGGGGCTCGGCGTGAGGGGGCCGGGGGCGGCGTCCTGCGCTGGGGAGTGCTTGTGAAGGTCCACGGCAGCAGGGTACCGAAACGCGATAGATCGCGACCAGGGGCTGTGGGCGACGTTGTCGTGAACCTACTGAGCCTTACCTCACCGGCCGGGCCGCGCGGCGGAGGTTTTACGCTGGTGGGCGCTGCCGAGGGAGGCCAGCCGTCGTTGCTGAGGAATTCAGCCGCGCGTCCGTCGAGTGAGGAATGGGCGAGATGCCTGAGTTCGCGTACACCGATCTGCTCCCCCAGGGTGAGGACACCACTCCGTACCGGCTGGTGACGTCCGAGGGGGTCTCCACCTTCGAGGCCGGCGGCCGGACGTTCCTCAAGGTGGAGCCCGAGGCGCTGCGCAAGCTGGCCGAGGAGGCCGTCCACGACATCCAGCACTACCTCCGCCCCGCCCACCTGGCCCAGCTCCGCCGCATCATCGACGACCCCGAGGCGTCGGCCAACGACAAGTTCGTCGCGCTGGACCTGCTGAAGAACGCGAACATCGCGGCGGCCGGCGTGCTGCCCATGTGCCAGGACACCGGCACCGCGATCGTCATGGGCAAGCGCGGGCAGAACGTGCTGACGGCGGGCGGCGACGAGGAAGCGCTCTCGCGCGGCATCTACGACGCCTACCGGACCCTGAACCTGCGCTACTCGCAGATGGCTCCGCTCACCATGTGGGAGGAGAGGAACACCGGCTCCAACCTCCCGGCGCAGATCGAGCTGTACGCCACCGACGGGGACGCCTACAAGTTCCTGTTCATGGCGAAGGGCGGCGGCTCCGCCAACAAGAGCTTCCTCTACCAGGAGACGAAGGCCGTCCTGAACGAAGCCTCCATGATGACCTTCC
This genomic window contains:
- the ychF gene encoding redox-regulated ATPase YchF yields the protein MSLTIGIVGLPNVGKSTLFNALTKNDVLAANYPFATIEPNVGVVGVPDPRLTKLAEIFSSERTLPATVDFVDIAGIVRGASEGEGLGNKFLANIRESDAICQVIRAFKDENVVHVDGKVSPKDDIETINTELILADLQTIEKVLPRLQKESRIKKDVGPKVKAVEEAKEILEKGDTLFAHGIVQGTERNELLHDLHLLTTKPFLYVFNVDEDELTDEDFKNEQRALVAPAEAIFLNAKLEADLAELDEDEALELLQSVGQDEPGLATLAHVGFRTLGLQTYLTAGPKEARAWTIKKGATAPEAAGVIHTDFQKGFIKAEVISFADLVETGSVPEARAKGKARMEGKDYIMRDGDVVEFRFNV
- a CDS encoding DUF6542 domain-containing protein; protein product: MEQHRTRPAQNGPRRGRARLPPQGRGGAGGVSQAGPPPPGARGPAAARPRPGSPAPAAPRSLPGTSALRFPAPRLTGLGGGLFCAAVMVVLGLLDRLLFDASPTVYGVLFVPVCVLTALWVRGNDLLTAPVSVPIGFTVGLVTVAESGTGVSGRLMGLVTGLATGAAWLYAGTLVAGVTVLVRRVRLVRRRTAARNRPPHQPRRQRPQRQQRS
- a CDS encoding ROK family protein, yielding MQIFGVDIGGSGIKGAPVDLDRGDLARERHKVLTPSPATPDGVADGVRQVVGHFGWTGPVGLTFPGVVTDGATVLTAANVDKGWVGTDARALFRERLGGLDVTVVNDADAAGVAEMHFGAGRGRRGTVVLLTFGTGIGSAVFHDGLLVPNTELGHLELDGHEAEKRASGKAKEDHDLSWEQWGHRVRRYLAHVEMLFSPELFILGGGVSRKAHKFLPHLDGVRAEIVPARLQNNAGIVGAAMRAAG
- a CDS encoding 4-hydroxy-3-methylbut-2-enyl diphosphate reductase; the protein is MTASSGRRVLLAAPRGYCAGVDRAVIAVEKALEQYGAPVYVRHEIVHNKYVVQTLEKKGAVFVEQTDEVPPGNIVMFSAHGVAPVVHEEAERGRLATIDATCPLVTKVHKEAVRFAKEDYDILLIGHEGHEEVIGTSGEAPDHIQLVDGPEDVAQVEVRDPSRVVWLSQTTLSVDETMETVDALKEKFPQLISPPSDDICYATQNRQLAVKQMGADADLVIVVGSRNSSNSKRLVEVALQAGARDAHLVDFASEIDEAWLDGVTTVGLTSGASVPEVLVEEVLEWLSARGFEDVEIVKAAEESIIFSLPKELRRDLREEAAALVAERGGSGTDGD
- a CDS encoding APC family permease gives rise to the protein MSETGSTAHDAGEGQGLRRSLGFRDLVVYGLLFIAPMAPVGVFGTLDARSHGAVALVYVVATVAMAFTAFSYAQMVRVVPQAGSVFAYARAGLGHGAGFVAGWMALLDYVLIPAVAYLFSGIAMEALVPEVSRWVWTALAVVVTTLLNLWGVRTAARVGFLVLAMEIVVLVVFVVAAIVVLARDGAHRDWLSPLTGDGTQGAFALSAVVGAVSVAVLSYLGFDAIATFAEEVTGGSAKVARALLFCLALAGVLFVAQTYLVALLEPVTSAELAARPERQGAAFYDAVDSSVGTWLHDLVAVSKAIGAAFAALAGQAAAGRLLFAMGRDRRLPGGLSRTGSGVPRVALLVSAVITMAAAVWAAQRPDGLDHLVSVVDVGALTAFTLLHASVVGWFAVRRAGGGRVSWWRHVLIPVVGAAITLAVIVEASGTAQVVGAVWLVVGLVVLGVQARRGRPVGV
- the xseA gene encoding exodeoxyribonuclease VII large subunit, with protein sequence MAVNSTPEAPLPVGQVSRLIGGWIDRLGAVWVEGQITQLSRRPGAGVVFLTLRDPSHDISVGVTCYRQVFDSVADVVGEGARVVVHAKPEWYAPRGQLSLRATAIKPVGVGELLARLEQLKKTLAREGLFAAERKKPLPFLPQLVGLVCGRASAAERDVLENARHRWPAVRFEVRNVAVQGVHAVPQVVQAVKELDARDEVDVIVIARGGGSVEDLLPFSDEQLVRAVAACRTPVVSAIGHEPDHPLLDYVADLRASTPTDAAKKVVPDVGEEYERVRQLRDRARRCVAAFVDREERGLAHALARPSVQHPHRMIDDREAEVAALLDRGRRTLRHLLDRADSELTHTHARVVALSPAATLERGYAVLQRDDGHAVRAPGEVAPGQVLRARVSEGEFSVRVDA
- a CDS encoding exodeoxyribonuclease VII small subunit, with protein sequence MTSEVEQPAAVAEALGYEQARDELIEVVRRLEAGGTTLEESLALWERGEELAKVCRRWLEGARARLDAALAEEARAEDADGGGSGTGEA
- a CDS encoding DUF4287 domain-containing protein codes for the protein MTGATKGPASYFPSSEKKYGRPIAEWQELIRSSPLARHGVLVTWLTTEHAMGHGHANALVAHTLAEDSGK
- a CDS encoding malonic semialdehyde reductase; this translates as MSLVLDPAAQDLLFREARTANTFTDEPVTDEQVQAIYDLVKYGPTAFNQSPLRVTLVRSPEARERLVAHMAEGNQAKTATAPLVAILSADNEFHEELPQLLPHFPQAKDVFFGERTVREGTAGMNAALQAAYFIIGIRAAGLAAGPMTGLDFEGLRKEFLDDDHTPLMVVNIGRPGPDAWFPRSPRLSYEQVVTTV